Proteins from a single region of Anomaloglossus baeobatrachus isolate aAnoBae1 unplaced genomic scaffold, aAnoBae1.hap1 Scaffold_41, whole genome shotgun sequence:
- the LOC142277324 gene encoding uncharacterized protein LOC142277324, whose product MQNAADTMEKGEMDVRSDERSRDLSTDDGTRSSTQNAKESESNKEAKPYSCAECGKCFANKSNLIKHERIHTGEKLYSCSECEKCFANKSNLIRHERIHTGMKPYSCAECEKCFACKSDLVKHERIHTGEKLYSCSECEKCFANKSNLIRHERIHTGMKPYSCAECEKCFACKSNLITHESIHTGVKPYSCSECEKCFACKSNLITHESIHTGMKPYSCSECEKCFACKSDLVKHERIHTGEKPYSCSECEKCFACKSDLVKHERIHTGVKPYSCSECGKCFARKAHIIRHEIIHTGEKPYSCSECGKCFARKSDLVKHERIHIGEKLYSCSECEKCFALKAHIIRHERIHTGEKPYSCSECGKCFARKSRLITQE is encoded by the coding sequence ATGACGGTACCAGGAGTTCCACACAGAATGCTAAGGAAAGTGAAAGTAACAAAGAagcgaagccatattcatgtgcagaatgtgggaaatgttttgctaacaaatcaaatctcattaaacatgagagaattcacacaggagaaaagctatattcatgttcagaatgtgagaaatgttttgctaacaaatcaaatctcattagacatgagagaattcacacaggaatgaagccatattcatgtgcagaatgtgagaaatgttttgcttgcaaatcagatcttgttaaacatgagagaattcacacaggagaaaagctatattcatgttcagaatgtgagaaatgttttgctaacaaatcaaatctcattagacatgagagaattcacacaggaatgaagccatattcatgtgcagaatgtgagaaatgttttgcttgcaaatcaaatctcattacacatgagagcattcacacaggcgtgaagccatattcatgttcagaatgtgagaaatgttttgcttgcaaatcaaatctcattacacatgagagcattcacacaggcatgaagccatattcatgttcagaatgtgagaaatgttttgcttgcaaatcagatcttgttaaacatgagagaattcacacaggagagaagccatattcatgttcagaatgtgagaaatgttttgcttgcaaatcagatcttgttaaacatgagagaattcacacaggagtgaagccatattcatgttcagaatgtgggaaatgttttgctcggaaagCACATATTATTAGACATGagataattcacacaggagagaagccatattcatgttcagaatgtggaaaatgttttgctcggaaatcagatcttgttaaacatgagagaattcacataggagaaaagctatattcatgttcagaatgtgagaaatgttttgctctgaaagcacatattattagacatgagagaattcacacaggagagaagccatattcatgttcagaatgtgggaaatgttttgctcggaaatcaaGGCTTattacacaggagtga